A single Orcinus orca chromosome 2, mOrcOrc1.1, whole genome shotgun sequence DNA region contains:
- the MTPAP gene encoding LOW QUALITY PROTEIN: poly(A) RNA polymerase, mitochondrial (The sequence of the model RefSeq protein was modified relative to this genomic sequence to represent the inferred CDS: inserted 1 base in 1 codon) — protein sequence MVIGRLGMVQLPPYQGEESRRNEDGVGVVRSKVSVCRTRRCFEFHVCGNVFVSFMGSEGGTPRRRFSEVHKERREQARRTVLIHCPGGVGEERLLKHLSRHGSVSSHFFYESFGLHAVVEFSQKESVASLQNVTRTPSLGTEAAIPFRSRYFNLKLKTPLNQTSEQSSIRCRNQSSPSSKKLFELLCCAESVDDQLNTLLREFQLTEENTKLRYLTCSLIEDVAAAYFPDCTVRPFGSSVNSFGNLGCDLDMFLDLDEIAKFSTHKASGNFLMEFQVKNVPSERIATQKILSVVGECLDHFGPGCVGVQKILNARCPLVRFSHQASGFQCDLTTNNRIALKSSELLYMYGALDSRVRALVFSIRCWARAHSLTSSIPGAWITNFSLTMMVIFFXPEEITPYSSNTRLPKNPCRCRR from the exons ATGGTAATAGGAAGGCTGGGAATGGTACAGCTTCCCCCTTATCAAGGAGAAGAAAGCAGGCGGAATGAGGATGGAGTTGGTGTGGTCAGGAGTAAAGTCTCTGTATGCCGCACCAGGAGATGCTTTGAGTTTCACGTGTGTGGGAATGTCTTTGTCTCATTCATGGGCTCTGAAGGCGGGACCCCAAGGAGGAGATTCTCTGAGGTGCACAAAGAGAGGCGGGAGCAGGCGCGGCGGACTGTGCTAATCCACTGCCCGGGCGGGGTCGGCGAGGAGAGGCTTCTCAAGCACCTATCCCGGCACGGGTCCGTTAGCAGCCACTTCTTCTATGAGAGCTTT GGTCTTCATGCTGTTGTAGAATTCAGTCAGAAGGAAAGCGTAGCTTCGCTGCAGAATGTAACTCGTACTCCAAGCCTGGGCACAGAGGCTGCAATTCCATTCAGATCACGTTACTTCAATTTAAAGTTGAAGACTCCATTAAACCAGACTTCTGAGCAGTCAAGTATTCGATGTAGGAATCAGTCTTCTCCTTCAAGCAAGAAGCTTTTTGAATTACTTTGTTGTGCAGAAAGT GTCGATGATCAGCTGAACACTCTCCTGAGGGAATTCCAGCTCACAGAGGAGAACACCAAGCTCCGATATCTCACCTGCTCTCTTATTGAAGATGTAGCCGCTGCGTATTTTCCGGACTGCACCGTCAGACCCTTTGGCTCTTCAGTGAACAGTTTTGGAAACTTAGGATGTGATTTGGACATGTTTTTGGATCTAGATGAAATTGCAAAATTTAGTACTCACAAG GCCTCAGGAAATTTTCTGATGGAATTTCAAGTGAAAAATGTTCCTTCGGAAAGAATTGCAACACAGAAGATCCTGTCTGTGGTAGGAGAATGCCTTGACCACTTTGGCCCGGGCTGTGTGGGAGTGCAGAAAATACTAAATGCTCGGTGCCCCCTTGTCCGGTTCTCACACCAGGCCTCTGGATTTCAGTGTGATTTGACTACTAACAATAG gaTTGCCTTGAAGAGTTCTGAACTCCTTTATATGTATGGTGCCCTGGACTCCCGAGTGAGGGCCTTGGTGTTCAGTATCCGATGCTGGGCTCGAGCACATTCGTTAACGAGTAGCATTCCTGGTGCTTGGATTACAAATTTCTCCCTTACCATGATGGTCATCTTTT CTCCAGAGGAGATCACCCCCTATTCTTCCAACACTAGATTACCTAAAAACCCTTGCAG